TACTCTAAAAACAATTTCTGTACTTCCCTCTGATTGTATCGGTCTAAGCACGGCAATATAAGTTTCGTCTAGATTAATAGGATTAAATGAATTGTAATAATCTCCAGATTCAACAATTTCCTTTAGGTCCTCCATAAGACACCATCTATTTTCTCCATTATCTATATCGATAAAGGATACGGTCCTATATTTTGAGCATGGCTTTCTCATCTTCTTTAGTTTAAGTTCCAATGTTTTCTTTGAAATTCCTATAAATTCTGAAAGTTCTTCTATCGTATAAGCTCCTCCTTTTAATGCTTGGTATATCTTTAATTGTAAATCTGATATCCACGGTCTTATGGGTGTATGAGATAATACAGCTTTTCCTAATGGTGTTAAACCTTCAATTTCTATTATTTTTATCTTCCCTTCTTTTATTTTCTTTATATATTCGAAAGTCCTCTTTATACTAAAATATTTTGATACTGTTTGTCTTAGTGCTTCTTTGAGAATAACATAATCTTCTTTTATATTTAACTTACCCAATTTACCGAAACTATATTGTATTTCCTTTGCTGTAGCTAAAAATAGTGGTGATCTATATATTGATCTTATGATTAGTTGTTTTATTTCTTTATCTTTGAGAGATAGTATTTCCTTAAATAAATCTTCTTTTACTCCCTTAATAGAGAAGCCATAGATTGATGCGCGAGAAGACACATTAAGGTTATATTTCTTTGTGGCAAGATATAGTAACATGTGAGATATTGTATTTGCAATCTTCTCTGGAATTATAGTAGAATATACTATTTCATCACTTGTTTTCTCTACATACATTATTTTTTCAGATGGTAAGGGTAAATTATGTATTGTATAATATTTAATAAAACTTAATAAGGATTCATACGCTTCATTATCTATAATCTCTTTATACTTGTCAAAATCTGCAATTATATTTCCTAATTCTGATACGAGTAATGATGATTTAGATATGTTTTCTCCTTTCCAAATTGGTATTTCTCCTTCTCCGTTATTAGCTGGAACAACATTAATGAGATGCTTATTAAAATCTATGTTAATTATTTTCCATATTTTTCCACTAATCCTAATTGTATCGTTATTTCTTAAGTGTCTATATACATAGATAGCATCGATTTCTCCCACTGGCGTATTTTCATAGCGTATAGTAAAAGTATCATCAGTATTTATAAAAGAGAAAAACTCAGAGAACTCTTTAGCCCAACTAATCTTATTATCTTTTTCAAATCTCCATATTTTGAAGAAGGATTTTCCTAGCTTTACTTTATTATTTTCTACTTTTATTACTTCTTTTTTTCTTAAATAATTAATTAGTCTATCGAACTCAGTCCTAGAAAGATTTCTATAGTAATATGAAGATGAAATAATTTCATAAATTTTATCTAAACTAATTTCATCATATTGTAATGCTAATCCTATTATTTCCCTCGAAGCAACATCAAGATAAGGAAACACAAAGGGTTCTTCTATTCTCCCATCTTTAGCTAATTTGTATAGTGTTAATCCCTCTAGTATATCAAAATCATAAAGACATAAGATTTCGCCTCTAGATATAGCATTTATTGCATGTCCACTCCTTCCTAACCTTTGCAAGAACGATGCGACAGAAGGAGGAGGCCTATATAAAATTACTTTTTTAATATCTCCAACATGAATTCCCAATTCTAATGTTCTTGTACAAATAACTAGATTTGCCTTTCCTTCTCTAAGGCTAGTTTCCACTTTTATTTTCTCTTCTTTTGATATTGATGAGTGATGCACATAAATATCCTTAGCTTTCATTTTCTCTAGCTCTTCATAAAGCCTTTCGGTCGTAAATCTAGAGTTAGTAAATAAAAGTGTAGGCTTTTCAATCTTAGATAATATGCTTTTTGCGGCAGACTCCCAAAGATCTTTATCTGAAGATATTTTAGAGATCTTTACATCTATAGACCTAGAAGAATTTATTCTAATTATTTGAAATTTCCTTTGTGAAGATCCAAAAATAAGTTTAGCAACTAATTCTTCATTATTTATTGTTGCCGATAATCCTATTCGCTGGAAATCATAATTAATAAAATCCTTTAATCTTTCAAGGAGTATTGACAGTTGTGCACCTCTTTTCGAATTAACTAATTCATGAACTTCATCAATTATTACCCATCTTAAATTCTTATAATACTCTCTAAATCTAGTAGCCCAATCTAAATCAATTTCTAATCCTTCTGGAGTTGTAACTAATATATGTGGTGCTTTTTTTAATCTAGAGCTCTTTTCTTTTTGTGGAACTTCACCATGTTTTCTACTTACTATAAAGCCTAATTTGTTAGCCCACCATTCTATCCTTAGAGTTAAATCATTAATTAATGCCTTTAGAGGTGTTATGTATAAAACCGAAACTGGCTTAACATTTTCATGTAGCATTAAGTTAAAAACAGGCAGAAGAGCTGCTTCAGTTTTTCCATATCCTGTAGGAGCAATTACAAGCGTGTTATATCCTTCTAGTATTGGCGCTAAAGTTTGCTTTTGAACTGGAGTTAATTCATCCCATCCCTTTTCTTTTATTAATGTCATCAGTTTTGCATGTAATCTATTATTCACTAATTATCACCGCAATGTTTAAATGCACATTATACCGCTATTTTTAAAAATTTAAACTCTACGATTCAAAACATGATTGAAAAACACGTTTGTATTGTTTGCGGTAGAATGTTTCCAGAGGGACAAGGTATTAAACTTTCTATTCAAGGAAATGAATATTACTTTCATAGCAAGGATTGTGCATATAAGTTCTTACGTGAAGTTATTTTAACAGCA
The nucleotide sequence above comes from Sulfurisphaera javensis. Encoded proteins:
- a CDS encoding DEAD/DEAH box helicase, yielding MTLIKEKGWDELTPVQKQTLAPILEGYNTLVIAPTGYGKTEAALLPVFNLMLHENVKPVSVLYITPLKALINDLTLRIEWWANKLGFIVSRKHGEVPQKEKSSRLKKAPHILVTTPEGLEIDLDWATRFREYYKNLRWVIIDEVHELVNSKRGAQLSILLERLKDFINYDFQRIGLSATINNEELVAKLIFGSSQRKFQIIRINSSRSIDVKISKISSDKDLWESAAKSILSKIEKPTLLFTNSRFTTERLYEELEKMKAKDIYVHHSSISKEEKIKVETSLREGKANLVICTRTLELGIHVGDIKKVILYRPPPSVASFLQRLGRSGHAINAISRGEILCLYDFDILEGLTLYKLAKDGRIEEPFVFPYLDVASREIIGLALQYDEISLDKIYEIISSSYYYRNLSRTEFDRLINYLRKKEVIKVENNKVKLGKSFFKIWRFEKDNKISWAKEFSEFFSFINTDDTFTIRYENTPVGEIDAIYVYRHLRNNDTIRISGKIWKIINIDFNKHLINVVPANNGEGEIPIWKGENISKSSLLVSELGNIIADFDKYKEIIDNEAYESLLSFIKYYTIHNLPLPSEKIMYVEKTSDEIVYSTIIPEKIANTISHMLLYLATKKYNLNVSSRASIYGFSIKGVKEDLFKEILSLKDKEIKQLIIRSIYRSPLFLATAKEIQYSFGKLGKLNIKEDYVILKEALRQTVSKYFSIKRTFEYIKKIKEGKIKIIEIEGLTPLGKAVLSHTPIRPWISDLQLKIYQALKGGAYTIEELSEFIGISKKTLELKLKKMRKPCSKYRTVSFIDIDNGENRWCLMEDLKEIVESGDYYNSFNPINLDETYIAVLRPIQSEGSTEIVFRVKDLVENPNYFIKKVPYNEIMELRLKDPNDALVYSISPKYYYVNKSSIGFLVLNAVSYIQSKKFG